CTGCAGCGAATCCGGGTTGATCTTATCGAGGAAGGTGTCGGCGTCAAAGCCTTCTTCGTCCTTGAGCAGCGGGTTCAGCATATGGACTTCGACCTGTTTCCCTTCGGCGGCAGATACCCAGTGGATGGTTCCCTTGACCTTGCGGCCTGTAAAACCAGAGCCGGATTTTGTCTCCGGATCATAGGTGCATTTCAGCTCGATGACCTCGCCGTCTGCATCCTTAACCACCTCATTGCAGGTAATGAAGTATGCGCCTCTCAGGCGGACCTCGTTGCCCGGGAAGAGGCGGAAGTATTTCTTGACCGGAACCTCCATAAAGTCGGATTTCTCGACATAGATTTCACGGCCAAAGGGCATTTTGTGCATGCCCATTTCCGGTACATCCAGGTTGGTTTCAATTTCAAGCCATTCGATCTGGTCCTCGGGATAATTGGTAATGGTGACCTTGAGAGGGTCGAGCACAGCGTTGACACGCGGCGCCTTCAGCTTCAGGTCGTCACGGATAAAATGCTCCAGCATGGCGATGTCCACAGTGGAGTTGGCCTTGGCCACACCGATTTCCTCACAGAAGGCCTGGATGGCCTCCGGGGTGTAACCACGGCGGCGCATACCAGAGATGGTCGCCAGCCTCGGGTCGTCCCAGCCGTCCACGATGCCCTCGTCCACCAGCCTTTTCAGGTAGCGCTTGCCCATGATGGTGCCGGACAGGTTCAGCTTGGCAAACTCGATCTGGCGGGGATGCTCAGCCTTAAAATCGTCCAGGTTGGCCAGAACCCAGTCGTAGAAAGGACGGTGGTCTTCAAACTCCAGGGTGCACAGGGAATGGGTGATGCCCTCGATGGCGTCCTCCACCGGATGGGCAAAGTCGTACATGGGGTAGATGTACCAGTCCTCATCGGTGTTGGGGTGCTTGGTGTGCAGGATGCGGTAAATGACTGGGTCCCGCATGTTCATATTCGGGCTGCCCATGTCGATTTTAGCGCGGAGCACCTTGACGCCCTCTTCAAATTCGCCGGCCTTCATTTTTTCAAAAAGCTCGAGGTTTTCGGATACAGAGCGGTTGCGGTAAGGGCTCTCTTTGCCAGGCTCCTTGAGGGTGCCCCGGTACTCACGGATCTGGTCGGCGTTCAGGTCATCCACAAAGGCCAGCCCCTTTTTAATAAGCTCCACCGCGTAATCCGCCATTTTGGAAAAATAGCTGGACGCAAAGTAGAGGCGGTCCTCCCAGTCAATGCCCAGCCAGGATAAATCCTCCTTGATTGAGTTGACGTACTCAATGTCTTCCTTGACCGGGTTGGTATCGTCAAAACGCAGGTTGAACTTTCCGTTGTACTTTTTGGCAACGCGGTAGTTCAGCAAAGAGGCCTTGGCGTGGCCGATATGTAAATAGCCATTGGGTTCGGGTGGAAAACGCGTATGCACACGCTCGTTGGTATACACATGGTTTTTGTTATCCTCATCAATGGCGTTGATAATAAAATTGGTTTTTTCGTTTGTCTCCATCTATTCTCTCCTGTTATAATGCTTGATTTTTATACTTCCTAAAATAATATCATAAAATCAGCCAAAAGCCTATAGTTAAGATGGATATTATGGGAGAAATTGCGGCGTTTTACGGCTTTTAAAAAACGTAAAATACAGAAATTTCAAAATTTAGTCTTGACAAACCAAATTAAAGGCAATATAATTTGAGCATACTCAAATTTAATCGTGCTCAAATAATGAGAAGGAGTAAAAAAGTGTGTTTTATGGGAGAGCAGGGGTTAAAAGCAGTAAATCAGATGTTTTAAGGAGAGGTTGTTATGTCAGTGGAAATGTCACAGTCTAAGAAAACGTTGGCAGTCATCGCGATTATGGCCACAGCGATTGCCGTTATGGCGGACCTGGCCATTAATCCTGTAATTGGTCTGTTGTACCAGGCCTATCCGGATTCAATGGGCTATATCAATTATTTTATTTCGGGGCCAATGCTCATCGTGGTCATTGCGTCGCTGCTCACCGGCGTGGTGCTGAAAAAGGTGAACAAGCGGACGGTTATGATCGCAGGGGGCGTTATCTTTGCTGTTGGCGCCGTGGCCGGTGTTTTAGTCGATGATTTTTTATACATGTGCATCATGCGGACCCTGGTGGGGATTGGTTCGGGGGTGGTTAATGTTGTAGCCGTTGCCCTGATCGCGGATCTTTATGAGGATGAGACAAAAAGGGCGAAGATTACGGGCTACTACAACGCGGCGCTGAGCCTTGTGGGTGTTATCTTCAGCTATGTGGCCGGTATTCTGGCCGCCAGCGGCGCGTGGCAGAATGTCTTTAAAATTTACTGGTCAGCGGTACCGATGGTGCTTCTGCTGGTCTTATTTATTCCCAGTATCCGGCCGGAAAGCCAGAGTGTGGAGCAGGCCGGGGGAAAGGGTGAAAGAGAAGCCCTTGGCTGGCGCTTTTGGTGGATGAGCTTTGGCTGGTTTGTCATGAATGTGGTATTGGGCGGCACGGTTCTTTATTACCTGTCCTCCTACATTATGGAAAACGGTATCGGCGGGACAGAGCTGGCGGGGATTTCGGCCTCGGTTAAATCCCTGGCCGGGTTTGTGCTCTGCCTGGGCTTTGGCTTTGTCTACAGCAGGCTGAAGCGTCAGACCATCACAGTCTGCTATCTTGTAGCCGCGCTGTCGCTGTTTATTCTGATTCTTTTCCCATCTGTGGCGACCGTGCTGGTGGTGGGGACCATCGGGGGCTGTACCTATAAGTACGCTTTTTCATACGCTTACGCCCAGGGCTTTGCGATTGTACCAAAGTCTCGTTACGACGATTCGGTATCCATTTCGACCGCGGTTTACGGCATCGGCTCCTTTGTGAGCACCTACTACGCCACCTGGCTGACACAGCTCATGCATACCGATTCCTTCGTAAAGACATGGATTATTTCAGCCGTCATACTGGCCGTGCTCTTTGTGGCCGAAATATTTGTATCGGCCATTGAGAAGAAAAGCTTCCCGGAAAGCAGTAAAGCGTAAAAACAGCGCATTAACAAAAAAAGGAGAGTAAAAATAAATGAACGATAACGTTAAAAAAATTTGCGACGAACGCACACAGAATATTAAAGATGTCTTTGACAATAAAATCCCGAAACGGGTGCCCATTTCAGTCAGTCTGCCGTTAACCGCAGTGGCGGATTATGGAAAGGTTGACCGGAAGGCCGCCTACTGGGACCCTTCACTGCTGGAGCCGGCCGCGGAGGAGCTGTGCGAAAGGATCCCGACCGATACCTGTATTTACGCGGGATCTGTCTACGCGCCTTATTCCTCCCAGACACTGGACGCCAAAAACAAGCTCATGTCCAACACCGGCATCATGCAGCACCCCAACACCGAGTGTATGCGGCCCGATGAGTATCCTGAGCTCATTGCAGACCCCTATGCCTTCTTAATTGACAAATGTGTTCCACGGCTCTATAAAAACCTTAATGTGGAGGAAAGCAAGGGAAAGGTCCTGTTTTCACTGTATGAGGAGATGATCCTGGAGGGGGACTACTACGCCCGGACAGGGTCCATGGTGCAGAGGCTCAACGAAAAATACGGCTATCCGTCAGATGTGGGCATCCAGGGCTTTGGCCGCGCCCCGATGGACTGGATCGGGGATCAGCTCAGAAGCTTTTCAGGCATCTGCATGGATGTCCGGAGACACCGGAAGGAGCTGGCAGAGGCCCTGGACGCCATCTATCCCATGATGTATAAAATGGGGAAATGCACAGACAGCCGCCAGATCAGCCGTTATAACCCAACCATGTACCAGCTGCACATGGCCACCTATATCCGGGAAAAGGATTTTGCAGAGGTCTGGCTGCCCTCATGGAAACGGCTGGTAACGGATTACGCGTCCCTTGGCATGCGGTGCGGCGCGTTTTTGGAGCATGACTGGACAAGGCTGCTGGACTACCTGTACGAGCTGCCCACAGGCATGTACTTTACCTTTGAGCTGACCGATCCTGAGGAAATCAAGAAAAAGCTGGGTAAAAAATTTGTTTTGGGCGGCGGATTCCCGCTCAACCACCTTTTAACCTGCACCAGACAGGAGGTGGTCGATAAGACAAAGGCCTGGCTGGACATTATGGCCCCCGGCGGCCAGTACATTTTCGGCTTTGACAAGGACCCCATGACACTGGCCGATATCAAGCTCGAAAACCTGATCGCAGTCTGCGAAACCGTGCGGGATTACGGCGTATATGAAAATGCCGGAACCGCCACGGGTGAGGTCTTTAAAAAGGAAGACTATCACCATTCAGAGGTTCCGGCATTTAAAAGCCGCTATTACCAGAGCTGGGACGACTATGTGAAATATTACCCCAATACGCCGGATAACGCCAGACCGTTGGTAATGGCAGCCCAGGACGCTGTGTTTGAAAAATTCTTCTATATGAGCTGCTAGTCCTGTGCCGGAGGACAGGGCGCGATGGAGAGCTCGAAATCCTCGGATACCCGGATCTCCAGCGTGCCTAAGTCCTCATAAACACGGGCTAAGCGCCGGGAAAAATCCGCCTTTTCAAGAAAAGAATAGTGCAGTTCAAGATAGTAATTGAAAATTTCGTCAAAGGTCAGCCGGTCGATATCCCGGTCAATATAGGATTCCAGATACCCGTCCATCCCAATCATGGCGGCAAAGTAAAACAGGGCCTTCTGCTCACTCATGTATTCCTTGGCCACCAGAAAGGGCTCCGAATAGCTGTAGACAAAGCGGGACAGCTCCTTGTCGTAGGCACGCTGTGTGCAGACCTCGGCCGAGAAGCGCCGGTAATTGGCGTTGTCATAGAGCAGGCGTAAATGCATGCCCAGAGCCAGCATGCGCTGCTGTGTCAGGTCGCTGTCAGGAAACAGGGCCTTGGACTCGTTTGACAGGGTCTCCATAAGCTCCTGGTAGATCAGCAGGGCGATGTTAATCTTACTTTTAAAATGGTAGGAGACAGAGCCGGGGTTTGTGCCGGTCGCCTTGCAGATACCGGCAAAGGTTACAGACGCGAAGCCCTTTTCATAAAACAGGTGCCTGCAGGTGGTTAAAATCTTCTTTCGGGTTGAAATGCCATTCTTGTTTTCTGTTGCCATTTTGAGTACGTCTCCTTTTTTAATCACGGTCAAATAAATGTGTAACATTATGATAACACAAAACACACCGGGTTTAAAACAGGAGAATCATTTTATTTAAAGGATGAAGCATCCAGAATCAGAGGTCTGTCATGTTAGAGGCATTATCCAAAACCAAAAAGCTTTTGGCCTATATCAGTATTCTGACCACCTCCTTCGCGGTGATGTACACCACTATTTTTCAGGTGATCAATTATAATATCTACGCGGCCTTTCCAGACCAGACCGTCGCGGTCAGCTTTTTTATCTCCGGCCCATACATTGTCATCATGTGTGTGTCCTTTGTCTCACCGGCCATCTACAACCGGACAAACCGAAAAAAAGCCCTGCTGCTCGCCTGTGTGATCTTTACGGTCTCGGCCCTGCTTTTTACCCGCCAGGTCAGTATCTACGGACTGATTGCGGTTAACCTGCTGTGCGGGGCCGTCTCCGCCTATATTAACGTGGCGGCAGTTACAATGATTGCGGAGCTCTATATCGATGAGCGGGTCCGGGCAAAACACATGGGATATTACAATGCCGCCATGGCGGCGGTGGGCTCCCTTTTTTCGGTAGCGGCAGGTTATCTGGCCCAGCGGTCCTGGCTTGGCGCCTTTAATGTTTACTGGTCCGCGGCGCTCATGACCCTGATGGTAGCTCTGTTTATCCCGGGACTGCCCGGCACGCTCCTTGATAAAGAAAGCAATAAAAAGGACAGGCGCCCGGGCAGCGCCAGACTGGGCCCGAGATTCTGGGGAATGCTGCTTAACTTCATCGTGCTGGGCATCACCTACTTTGTTCCGGGGTTTTTTCTGTCTCTGTATATTGTGGAGCATGGCCTGGGAGATGTGAGCTATGCGGGGATCGCCCTTTCGGTCGATACCCTGGGCGGCGCGGTTTTTGCTTTCTTTTTTGACCGGACCTATAGAAAGCTCGGAAGCTATACCTCGGTTGCCTCAGACCTTTTGATGTCCGCGGTGCTTTTGGTTTTGTACCTTTTTCCAAACCGATTTTTGCTGATCATCATGGTCACCCTGATGGGCGGGTCCTACATGACGTCCATCTCCTATGTCTATCAGGAGACGACTGAGGTGGTGCCCCCGGCATGTGTGCCCCGCGCCATGGGAATCGTGGTGGGGGTTCAGTACATTGCCACCTTTCTGGCGGCCTATATCACCACCGGGCTGATGAAGCTTCTGAATACCGCCGAGCTGACGCCAATTTTGATCTTTCCCGTCGTATGGATACTGGTTTTTGCTTTGGCCGAGTACCGCAGCATCAGACGGTACCAGGCCTCTGGACCGAAGGACACGCCCGGGCCGGC
This region of Eubacterium sp. 1001713B170207_170306_E7 genomic DNA includes:
- a CDS encoding MFS transporter, giving the protein MSVEMSQSKKTLAVIAIMATAIAVMADLAINPVIGLLYQAYPDSMGYINYFISGPMLIVVIASLLTGVVLKKVNKRTVMIAGGVIFAVGAVAGVLVDDFLYMCIMRTLVGIGSGVVNVVAVALIADLYEDETKRAKITGYYNAALSLVGVIFSYVAGILAASGAWQNVFKIYWSAVPMVLLLVLFIPSIRPESQSVEQAGGKGEREALGWRFWWMSFGWFVMNVVLGGTVLYYLSSYIMENGIGGTELAGISASVKSLAGFVLCLGFGFVYSRLKRQTITVCYLVAALSLFILILFPSVATVLVVGTIGGCTYKYAFSYAYAQGFAIVPKSRYDDSVSISTAVYGIGSFVSTYYATWLTQLMHTDSFVKTWIISAVILAVLFVAEIFVSAIEKKSFPESSKA
- a CDS encoding glutamine--tRNA ligase/YqeY domain fusion protein, whose translation is METNEKTNFIINAIDEDNKNHVYTNERVHTRFPPEPNGYLHIGHAKASLLNYRVAKKYNGKFNLRFDDTNPVKEDIEYVNSIKEDLSWLGIDWEDRLYFASSYFSKMADYAVELIKKGLAFVDDLNADQIREYRGTLKEPGKESPYRNRSVSENLELFEKMKAGEFEEGVKVLRAKIDMGSPNMNMRDPVIYRILHTKHPNTDEDWYIYPMYDFAHPVEDAIEGITHSLCTLEFEDHRPFYDWVLANLDDFKAEHPRQIEFAKLNLSGTIMGKRYLKRLVDEGIVDGWDDPRLATISGMRRRGYTPEAIQAFCEEIGVAKANSTVDIAMLEHFIRDDLKLKAPRVNAVLDPLKVTITNYPEDQIEWLEIETNLDVPEMGMHKMPFGREIYVEKSDFMEVPVKKYFRLFPGNEVRLRGAYFITCNEVVKDADGEVIELKCTYDPETKSGSGFTGRKVKGTIHWVSAAEGKQVEVHMLNPLLKDEEGFDADTFLDKINPDSLQKITAWVEPRVMEAAPYDKFQFVRQGYFSVDPKYSTAENPVFNQVVPLKSSWRPGK
- a CDS encoding uroporphyrinogen decarboxylase family protein gives rise to the protein MNDNVKKICDERTQNIKDVFDNKIPKRVPISVSLPLTAVADYGKVDRKAAYWDPSLLEPAAEELCERIPTDTCIYAGSVYAPYSSQTLDAKNKLMSNTGIMQHPNTECMRPDEYPELIADPYAFLIDKCVPRLYKNLNVEESKGKVLFSLYEEMILEGDYYARTGSMVQRLNEKYGYPSDVGIQGFGRAPMDWIGDQLRSFSGICMDVRRHRKELAEALDAIYPMMYKMGKCTDSRQISRYNPTMYQLHMATYIREKDFAEVWLPSWKRLVTDYASLGMRCGAFLEHDWTRLLDYLYELPTGMYFTFELTDPEEIKKKLGKKFVLGGGFPLNHLLTCTRQEVVDKTKAWLDIMAPGGQYIFGFDKDPMTLADIKLENLIAVCETVRDYGVYENAGTATGEVFKKEDYHHSEVPAFKSRYYQSWDDYVKYYPNTPDNARPLVMAAQDAVFEKFFYMSC
- a CDS encoding MFS transporter gives rise to the protein MLEALSKTKKLLAYISILTTSFAVMYTTIFQVINYNIYAAFPDQTVAVSFFISGPYIVIMCVSFVSPAIYNRTNRKKALLLACVIFTVSALLFTRQVSIYGLIAVNLLCGAVSAYINVAAVTMIAELYIDERVRAKHMGYYNAAMAAVGSLFSVAAGYLAQRSWLGAFNVYWSAALMTLMVALFIPGLPGTLLDKESNKKDRRPGSARLGPRFWGMLLNFIVLGITYFVPGFFLSLYIVEHGLGDVSYAGIALSVDTLGGAVFAFFFDRTYRKLGSYTSVASDLLMSAVLLVLYLFPNRFLLIIMVTLMGGSYMTSISYVYQETTEVVPPACVPRAMGIVVGVQYIATFLAAYITTGLMKLLNTAELTPILIFPVVWILVFALAEYRSIRRYQASGPKDTPGPADSI
- a CDS encoding TetR/AcrR family transcriptional regulator translates to MATENKNGISTRKKILTTCRHLFYEKGFASVTFAGICKATGTNPGSVSYHFKSKINIALLIYQELMETLSNESKALFPDSDLTQQRMLALGMHLRLLYDNANYRRFSAEVCTQRAYDKELSRFVYSYSEPFLVAKEYMSEQKALFYFAAMIGMDGYLESYIDRDIDRLTFDEIFNYYLELHYSFLEKADFSRRLARVYEDLGTLEIRVSEDFELSIAPCPPAQD